The DNA region CATTTCAATCCTAATAAAACCAATGCTGCATCACTCACAAACCACGAGACAAAAATAATATCAAAAGGAGTTCAAGCACTAGCCACTAGTATGTATAAATATAGTGCAGGCACATAAGAGATCCAAGTTAAATTTCTGAAACATTCTACAATTTAATTACAATCTCAACTCAAGTTATACTAAAGTATCGTAAAGGACCAGAAATCTTACACGTATGTGCCCTGAGCAGCAAATCCGACAAGAATACATTTAAGAGCGTATTATTCTCCCACAAACTTGCTTGAAAATTCCACATTTACTCCTTTTAAAATGGCCTTCTAAAAAACTCACCCGTAACGTGTTGAATTTCCTCCCCACCCCAAAAAACAGTACCTAGTTCCATGCACATGACTGAGAGCAGCTAAAAATCACCGAGACTCCCAATCCTTCAATTTCTTGCTTCCTTTGGGTTTTGCAATAGGCACATTCATTCCTGCCATTTTAGCATTATACTTTGCCCGAAGAGGATCATTATATGTCCACCTGAATTACAGAAAACAGTAAATAAAGGTGCTTGTAAAAAAACAATTTAGAGACTTTTttatacaataaaataaaacaatcatGACCAACATTAGGATGTAGATAATGTGGAATTCAAGACCACAAGGAAAGCCAAAGTGGATCTCATTAGTGATTataaagcaaagaaaaaaaaaatgcatcagACTATGTTTGCAAACTTTTGTTCtccatcaaacaaaaaaaatcaaaatcaattgATGCATACCATGAGACAGTTCCCCCACCCCCCTCGTGGGTGAACTTTAAATGCAAAGATACCCACGTGACAtaataaccaaaaataaaagaatgctACTACTAACATATAGAACCCATCTAAAGTAACATGAAAATGGAAACATGGTCATAACAAATAGAAAACAGGAACTTCTTCAAAGCTAAGCCACAAATGGTTTGGGACAAAAGTGTCCATATGACCAAAATAGTACCAACATAGTTTATAACTCACCGTGTATAAAACTTAACTTAAATATCCTAAATATTGACTTTAACATATTCTATTCTATTGTAGTTTGTAGTCATTCCATTTACACATTAAGGATTCTTGCTCACTCAACGCAACTATGGAGTCTCGAAATTGTCACGAGATACAAATATAATGATGTAGGATACAAGAGGAAGGGAGAGGAAGTAAATAGAGATCTGGACAATGGAATCACTACTAAAAGTTTGTAGGATCATTCCAAGAGAGAGACTAGAAAAATTTGCAGTACTATAGTACCCCTCAACATGTCAATTAAGGTGTCTTGGACTCGCCTGAAGTTCATTCAAGCTTCACATGTCAGCAGGAAATCAcataaaacttatatttatttCAATCTTCACCAATATTCAAAAATACAAAGTAGTCATTTTTTAGGCACTCCTATCTTATGTCGAATCCTTACAATAATGAATCCTAAGTGGAAAAGaggagtacttggatctaacgaagacatggcacaaaaccgagcgcaacggcattctaggattcatatagccgaccccacctagtaggaaaaggctttgttgttattgttgttgttgttgttgttgcatgTTTTGCTACTTATTATACTCTGAAAGCTACATTTTCTTGTGTTATGTTGGttctaaatgaatgaaattacaTGGTTTGAAGAAAAATATGCATTCAATCCTTTTTAAGTTCAATTCAAGTAAAGTAGCTAGAGTTTGGTTTTGTTCAGTAAATGGATTGAGTTGAAGTGTGtttgtcatttttttgtttaagttgaAATTGGTCTTATGTGATATTCACAAGTTGGGTAgtttttaattacatttttGGCTTATCCAAATCTTATGCAAGTCTTCCCTTTAGAAATTAGACAGCAGCAACTTATatggttgaatttttttgtaGGGATCATATTGTTTTACAAGTCTAAAAGTAGCATTGACTAGTCAACTAGACCATTCACTTGCACGTGGCTTCTCACCAATTCCGTGGGAAAGAGTTTTTATTGTTATCTGTTCCAAAAGAAAGGGAAGGTTGCATTCACCTCTTGGCATTCTACAAGGGTAGCCAACAAATCCatttcaagaaaaagaaaagaaaatggtagTGTTCAATTCCATAAACCACCAGATTGAGATAGTACTACCTCCACCAAATTTTCAGTCGGTGAATCTTTGCGAGAAGATGAGGTCGGGAGCATTGGGTTGATTATCTTAACTTTCGAAGATTGGGCAATCTTCGAAAAGTGGCAAAGACGACCTGGAAGGTGAAATTCGAGTTGCAGAACAGAAAAGGAAAGCAGAGGAATCTTATTTCCATATTTTCTTGCTCCtaatttgtttgattttcttgTGGTATGTGTTCTCTTCTATTATGGGTTTTGGAGTGAAGGCACCAAAGAGAGAGACTTGGTTGCCGCATAAATGGGTTTATTGATGGCAAAGAAACGGTTATCTGAACCAAAGGGGTAATCAGCAGCAAGGAGATGAAAGGCACAAGGGAAGGCATCAAATGGAGAAACTAATCAAGGGGTGCTTTAATGTACCCAAGAGTGGCCAGCACATAATTGAAGACTTCTACTGTTTCCTCTCTTTTACTGTCAGCAATCAATTGGGGTTAAGCTTTCATTGGATACGGAAACGTAATGTTGAAAAATAAACCCCGCACACTAGACCTTGTTCTTTAATGTAACCAACGGCAATAGACTAAACTAGCAAATATTAGAAAACTTAGAAACACACAAGAATTATACTGGTTCAGCAGAACTTTTGCCTACGTCGAGTTGTGATTTCTCTAGGTAGAGAAATCACCGCTCctttgattaataatagagaTTACAAAACTTTTGCAAACCCTAGAACTAATCTCAAAACTCTTGGCTGTCTGgctgttttctttctctctgtaAAAATCAGCCTTgccgcaccctatttatagacaTAGGGTTGGCTTACATGTCCCAAGGCTGATTAAATTCCTATTTCTAAGTGGACTAGGAAATTACActatccaaatccaaatagacttctagaaatccaaacctaaattgaataaggaaactgAAATTCTTTCCTAATCCCTCTAGGACAAGAATCGGTATACCTCTAGGTTTCCTAAAACAATCCTAAACCAACTAGGACATATTTGACGAGCCAAAAACCTAACAAGTAAAAGGGGAAAAGAAGGAAAGGAATGACGGAGCACGCAGCAGAGACATACGGAagacagcagcagcagcagagaacaaggatttttcagtgttttttctaaactcaattttcttctcAATTTTATTATGAATATAGTGACAATTTCATCCATGTTTCGGAACTAATTTTCCTTAGCTAGGGCTACTATGTAGACATGACTATGAATGCTTAAATTCTGAAGTGAattattttcaagttttcaattaTCATTGAGTATCTTTTGTTGTGCTTATATGCTTGGTTTTAGTCTTGGTGATTAGCTACCATCTTGACTTTTACTTAGTAAATTTGATGCAAGTTGTGCAAATGCCATGTTTTCAACTTGAGTGATATCTTCTTGCAAATAGATACCATAAATTACCTAGTAGCAGATGCCATACTCTTAAGATTTGTGTAGTCTTTATATAAATTTCCATGGATCGTAATGAGTTTCATTAAACTAGTCCAGATGCCATGGATAGTTACATAATGGAATATATGTAATAGTCTAGATGCCATAGATATTACATGATTTAGGGAAATTTGACTATCAATGAGGTTGAGTACTTGTTAATAATTCACTGCAGAAAATAAGTTGGATTAGTTATGGTGAGTCGGACGCTCTAGTGTTTTACTCAACTGAattataatttgttttcttGGCTACCACTTTTTGCGTTATATTCAAACTTtcttacttttgatatttgttttCACTATTAGTATCAACTCTCAAAACCATCATTATTCATCAATCTTTGTTAAATTTTACTACGTTGCAAATGGATTTAAGTTAGTTGTTTAGAATTAGATTAATTTATGTGGGACGATATTAAGTGCTTGCTTTCTATACTATCAAACTACTCGTACACTTGTGAGCATAAAATTTGGAACTAAGTTGGACTAATTTCGATTAGTTTAAATTTCACAACATGAACAAATGGAAGACCCAAATTAATATGCTCCAAATACTACCGGAGCTAATATTCTTTCTGATTCCCTGATGCATCGCATACATATCCAAGGAATATTACCTATTAGTTGATGACTATATCAAACTATCTAAGCCAATatacaagacaaacatgaagtGCCCGATGAATACATTCATATTTTACTATTCTATTCTACATGGCATGATATCTTTAAGTTTACTGACAATTCAGCGAGATCAGTCTTTCAATCCTTAATTCACttaaaatagggtaaattacattttcataCCTCAGATTTGAGGTCtatttcaatttcttacaacatcttcaaaacatttcactttcataccttaagtactattttatttcaaaataatacatccgttacatttttcatccatagAACCGTTAAATGCTgaccacatatatgccacgtgacTGCCAAatatgtgccacgtggcaaaaaaaaaattaaatttttttcttaaaaacctaAATTAAGTactatttaaattattaaaaaaaattttaaaaaaacccaaacaaacCCAGAAAACGCAGAACCCATCTTCTCCCTCCCCTCCCGACCCCCTTACCTTCACCGAGCCCAGACCCTCCACCTCCAATGCTCTTCACCGCCACCATGTCCAACCCTCTCTCCCCTCCCTCCTCAACTCCCACCTCGACGCCATCCCCGCCGAGCCCGACAATTGCTTTTGGGTTCGTAAATGCTTTTTCTGGGTTTCTGGGTTCGTAATTGCTTTTTCTGGGTTTCTGGGTTCGTGTTATGTAACCTCACCCATCCTCGTCTATCTGTAACCTCACCCATCCTCGTTAGAAATGAAACAGCTAAAATCACTTTTCTCCCAACTAACCTAAACCCTCACCTTCGCCCTGCTAGCTACCACAATCAGTGCTCTCACAAATTAGTGAAATCACAACCGCCGTTGATTGAAAAATTCCGTGGCTTTTTGAAGCAAATAAAACTTGGGTTGCAGGgagaaaaccccaaaaaaatcCCAATTCAACGAAATGGTTGTCCTGGAGACGAAATCTCAAATCCCCATTTTTCTTAGTTCAAAGCTTCAGCTTTCTCTTTAGAATTAGAAATGAATAAAAGTAAGAGATTAATTTGTGGGAAATTAAGAGGCTTGGGTTGTTGGTTTGCAATGATGCACAACTATTGGCTGAAGAATGAATTATTGGTTATTACAGTGTTGGTGGttggagaaaaaaaatagaggaaTGTGGGGTGGGGCGGAGTTACCTCTCTGTCTTCGACACCCACATGGTGGTCATGGTAGGGAAGAAATTCAATGTTGTCGAGGTAGCAGGGAGGAAGAACCGCAGCAAAGTCATTGATTTCGGGGCTTCGTGGTGGCTGCAGTTTGTTGTCAAAGGTGAAGGCAGAGAAGCTCCGGGGGCTGATTGACAGGGTTGGTGATGATGGGGGATGGGAGAAGGGGGGTGCTAGAGTGGGGAAGATGAAGTGGGTCGGGGAGGTGAACAGGGAAGAGTGGATCGGAGAAGACATGGATTTAGGGTTTGGGTTGGGGGGTTGCGGAGAAGGGGAAAGGGAATGGGTTTcaggtttttaagaaaaaaataaattttttttgccacatggcacacatttggcaaccACGTGACACAAACGTTGCAGCCACGTCAGtgtttaacggatcaatggatggaaatgtaacggaggtattattttgaaataaaatagaacgtgaggtatgaaagtgaaatgttttaaagatgttgtatggcatTGTAATAGACTTTAAACTTGAGAgactactatgtaatttaccccttAAAATAAGAGTAGGAGAGATGATGCAAATTTAAAACGTTCCTTAAGAAAACAAACAACACAATAGTGTTTGTGGAGTTCCCATTAGAAAGCAAGTAATACAATGGTGCTTGTGTCATGTCAACTGAATTTAGCACATATAAGAAAATGGTTATAAAACGTGGATAATCCAGGAAGGAAGTTAAACTTACGGATTGTTCCAATCAGTGGTATCCTCATTGACAAGATGGGTCCACTTCGTCCTTCCACTACGACCAAAATGTTTGACCTGCATGACCTTGGGTAATATTGTTTTGTCCATCTTATCTTCTCCAGTTGGGGCAGAGACATCACGTGTGTAAATTCCATCAGTTCCAGCCGTTGCTGCATAGTCATCAGCATCTGACTGGAAGAAAGCACCTTTGTGGTAATATTTCTGCATGAACCTCCACTTCTGCTTTGGTCGTGGTGCAGGTCTTGGATTCTTTCTCTCCCACTCCCTCCTCTCTTCTTCTGTCATGTTTCTGACcctttcaatctcttctttttccttcaaCATTGCTTCCCGATCTTCCCTATCCCTTTTGATCCTGGCAATCTCTCGGGCCTTCCAAGCATCATACTCTTCTGCCTCGTTTACTTCATCATCAGTATCAATATCTTCAATATTTGCTTCCAGTTCCATACCCTTCTGAATCTCTTCATCCTTCCGAATCTCCTCAACCACAATCTGCTTTGTCTCTCTCTTCCGTTCCGCCAATTTCTTCTTCCTAGATTCCTCAAGGGCCCATTCTTCAGCCTCAAGTCGCTCACGCTCAGCAATAGTATCTCTCTCCGACTTGGGAACAAAGACAGGCTTTAGCATCACCATACCAGTAAGCTCTTCGTCCGAGTCAGTATCATACTCAgattcctcttcctcctcttcctgtACATCTTCCTCATCTTCTGAGGGAAGGAGTTCTTCTTGCTCCCTCTGAAGCAACCTCTCCCtaatcttccttcttctttcttcctggGCATCTGCGTCCTCTTCCTCTGCTTCCAACCCTTCCTGCCTCTTGGCTTCCTCTTCAATTGTTGAAACAATCTCAGCTTGCCGGATACGCCTATGATCAGCTCTAACATCCTCACGATTATCTATCCTGCTCTCAGCCAAACGACGCAGTCTAGGATCATCTTTCCTAACAATGTCAGAATCGTGAGTGGGAAAACCGGGCACCTTGGACATCCTAAACTCCCCATCCTCGTCGGCATCATCTGCCCACTCAGGAGCTTTTCCAGGCCAATACCTTTTAACCTTAGTTTGCCCAATTTTACCTCTGAGCTTATCCCTCACTGCAATCACAGTATCACTTACACCTGCTGTTACTGACATTTTTGCACTTTACACACAACCCGGCATAAAAGACTCAAAGTACCGGCATAAAAGACTCTATAGTCATCCCTCTTTCCACTCCTACCAAGCAATGTACAATCCAACTTTCTTAATCTCGTTTACAAACTGCTGAGAAAGGACATGACaaaattttagcccaaaagGGTGAAAACCTACGAATAATTCAGAAATTATCAACATCTAAGCAAAATTCAGATGGGACTACAGTAAAACAACACTACCCAAATACATAGATGCACAACATACGAGTTCCAAGAATAAAAAAGgggaattaaaatataaaaacctgAATTCAAACAGAAAGCAATGCTTACACTGTGATAATTACGGTTGAGATAAGCGACTTAAACTagggaaaaaaatataaaattaaaaccctaatccGTAGATTCTGAGAAATACAAAACCCTAATAAAACTGATGCGACCGAACATAATTGTGATGAAAAAATCAGAGAAATTAAGAAGAAAACCAAGCGAACGCGATTACAGGAAACAAAGAAGAGACCTACATGATGGGAGAACAAGCGGGGAAGACGCCGCACGCAGGAGGAGGAGGCGTGATAAGACCCTTGATCGACTTCTCTATTCTTCTGGGGAAATTTGAAAAACTAACCAAATTTTGGATAAGTAGAATATTAGCCACTTTTTTTAAATGAGTGCTATTAAGCCCACCCCTTTCCCCATCTTCCCACCCCACTTAGGgcggtttggtattgctgtgttttgaaaaaaaaaaactgcttctgttatactgtgagaataagcagtgaaataaagcagtaaagtatttggtaaacttttttgtaaaagtgcttttgaaaaaagaaaacagtattatagtgtttggtaaacttttatgtaaaacatatgtgaaaaaaaaccagtttttcaAAGTtgagttttgcagcttcttgcttttggctttttttcatccaaaactgtgaaaaaaagctgaagctgaatgtttaccaaacacaaaaacagctcccagcttttttttatatcaattttttttcagaatcatctcaataccaaaccagacCTTATTTTGTCACCCACtattaaaagtaaaaacaatgaGATACTATCTCTACACCCACctttattcctaaaataacctgaatattttaaattcctaacaataaataaaagataaaataacaattttttttgtttgtttaatcaGCTCAtgatttgacacaccccgatcgaaGTCGAgacgtgttggccgtcacgtgagcgtgacgtagcctTGAGCGCaagcggaagcgataaagagtAAGGAAGATACGAACAAATTTAAACCAAGTAACTAGCAATTCCAGTTAAGAAAGGATGCTAGTGAGGGTCTAAGTGTATGATTACACTTTCAGAGCAATAAGAAGATCtagttgcagtcaagtaggacaattactaagatacaaCACCCTCAGATGAATCCTACTTTTCGGATTCTGTCATAACACCGTTGAATTCCTCATGGCCACCAAAACTCAGCAACCTAAAACATGGAGaagcgaaaaacaaagttgagtgggtcagtaaaacacatttacacaaaaactttattttcctttgaatatactaactcctagccgtaaaacaagtatatagatattttcccaaaaaatagaatacttaaatatgtatatatctcaaatcatgctCAACAATCAAGATTGATATTTGAAGGTATGCCATGCCTATATATGATAgaataagcaattcaggtaagaatagtttcatagaaatataacatattagccgaaACCCCTGTGTTAGTCTATacagctgaattcatagctcaagaGTTAATCtaaccggagtcactacaatgacctatacggcaatatactgcacaagagtcggaaccaaatgcAAAGGTTTGTACGAcgataatgggtgtaatataattatgctcaatactactctcacataatagttgggcgataaatcgctagtcacctacgagtcggaaccataaataaggtctgtacgataagactatgcacctaaattggatccaatgtaaGCATATGGTGCGGATGTGACATAATAAATAGGCCTgtatcatatctctggctaaatcacaatcaccttaggtgcagttttatgagctcaacattatccaatcacatatcacatcattgacaattcacataattaaaacataactcacctgagcttacctggcctccacagcaccatgcgaCAATGTGCATAATTAtgataatgcatatactaaaataaaatataggcaTTGGCATAGCATGGcatttaaatcacatttcctttaaatacgttttctgggaaaaacgtcaagtgtatatatatatatatatatacatacatagagCTTAaagggagggatccccattttttgaaaaaaatgaggattaggtgtgggggcccacttcacatctaatttcaacgatccgaaccgtctattttgttagtctcgattcatagatcatccttgcaaaatattagcaaaattggaaatgtttaaaacttctaattgggttcaaggaaatgaacgaatactttgttatataagaaaatatgaaatttgatattgataattaaataggcaaatggtttcggattgaattgaatttttgcaaggatgatctatgaatcgagactaacaaaatagacggttcggatcgttgaaattaaatgtgaagtgggccccacacctaatccccatttttttcaaaaaatggggatccctccccttaagctctctgtatatatatatatatatatatatatatatacatatatatatactgaaaataacTGCCTACTCGCATATATGTTgatgggtcgtagcccccgagccccGATTGATTACGCACGTCCTGAGAATAGGTCTTAATTGACGCTGTCAGGTATATTCCGGAATATTCCGTTTATTCCTTAACAAAATTTAACGGCGCGACCTAacaccgttagaatattccattaaactTAATGGAATATCCTCTCGTCTTCTACCTTCAACTCCGGCGACCGTCGTCGTCGCCGGAAATTGGGAAACTTTCATTTCCTTATATGTTCTTCatttttaacccaaaatttATGAAACTTGAACCATTTTAAAGATCTCACAACGATGAACAAAACCATACCTGATTCGAGCTCTGAAACTAGCGGAATCCCGTCGGAAAAAGCTTCGATAATCCGGAAAACCTTAAAACTCGTCGTTCTCACGATTCCGACGTCCAATTTCTTCAAacgaagtactccgagctttgtaaggacctccttaagctcccTATGTCTTTTAAATTCcctaaaaatcaacattttatgTGAACATGAATAGTACCTCAAATCGAGGTTTGTGGTTCGACGtggtacctttgaactcgtaAGGACCTTAGGAACACATGAAGGGtaataatgagatttatgtgggatttctagtgactagcatgcatatacaattcaagatttatatacatttgcaacggaagcatgttataacataatatcaaagttatagtcatgcaaatccccttcaagaagcataggttcatatatgatgcatctaagaaaatattgaagaacaaagtgaaggtatagttttatacctcttgatctagacttgagaccaaggatggaccacctccaagctctttgttcttggaactccttgagtctagcctccctcctagcttcctccaccttgaaagatttagagctcctttctcctttagtctccaaagtagaagacctctaaagatccacacccactagtgtagtgagatggataatggaataaccaaagggagagaagatgattagctaaaatcccctttggtggccggctatttgtgtgtagagagagagagacttgtttttctcttttgtgaaaaagaacacacaaaaaccctaatgaaactttttcactaaacttcctttataaatgtcaaagaagtgagtcaaccacttgactccctctctctcctatcACTAGTATTGGCCGGCCCCCTTAGTGTGGGTTTGgactttgggcttttatcatcTCAAGTCattctatgcttgaataaaaggacCCAATTCATTTGGGCATTATGGGCCCGaatgaacccgaacttttctttaagtcctaaacgatcttttatcgtttatatgatttctttagactttctaattaatcataacacttaattaatccaattaattaattccatcatcctttagtggtctcaccacaagagtgtttcggtgtacaatcattttaggttctaattagcaagacagtgaggtgattggtatcaatccaattgattattatttatccaatcacttagtgaattaaaacttacttttaattctccttcttctttgatgaatactTATTtgatcatctagaagaactcacaagccatgagtgacatttaaccatatatcatggctacccaagctaatgtagaatttgttcggagaacctattcagttggaattacaatgtaattcgattcttctctaatacaatactcacaatcacattactagggtatggatatttaatgtcaaacccctactgtgattatatcaagttatatgattctattaagtcgtataggaacactttccatcattacgctcgatacttcggccgaagattcctgaatcatatcttagagtattcatcctctcataatgaggattagagatcccttgttgatcattcacatgcctctgagaataaatcattgaccccaacaatgcatagaacacatccaagatgagatgtggtcacgtctcattatcaaatgatcagtaacgtatccccaagacaactatgatgtctcaagtcaaaggattacttacattattccaaccagtagagttacttgcttgacatgtgagtagacctccatgcaagtactctcgtttgattgtgttcagtgaactcattcccataatgagcacctacatacttgtcttagtgtcactgcacgaatggcatgagactttccatccttcccattggaaggggacatagtatgtactggtctttgtattgtcagtgtccctctgacaatcctatgactaggaacctttttggacatcatggttatgtgaagaaggtctctgcagtctaacatcattagattacttcttccatcgatccattgtccatggattcactctTTATGacgtatatcgtttattgagatagtcttaatgagtgactttgccttttgatgtattagagttttccatacatatagacattgtcctgaaaggtttcttccaaagattgactttcagggcatatctccaacaacacaatgg from Malus domestica chromosome 01, GDT2T_hap1 includes:
- the LOC103448569 gene encoding uncharacterized protein, whose product is MSVTAGVSDTVIAVRDKLRGKIGQTKVKRYWPGKAPEWADDADEDGEFRMSKVPGFPTHDSDIVRKDDPRLRRLAESRIDNREDVRADHRRIRQAEIVSTIEEEAKRQEGLEAEEEDADAQEERRRKIRERLLQREQEELLPSEDEEDVQEEEEEESEYDTDSDEELTGMVMLKPVFVPKSERDTIAERERLEAEEWALEESRKKKLAERKRETKQIVVEEIRKDEEIQKGMELEANIEDIDTDDEVNEAEEYDAWKAREIARIKRDREDREAMLKEKEEIERVRNMTEEERREWERKNPRPAPRPKQKWRFMQKYYHKGAFFQSDADDYAATAGTDGIYTRDVSAPTGEDKMDKTILPKVMQVKHFGRSGRTKWTHLVNEDTTDWNNPWTYNDPLRAKYNAKMAGMNVPIAKPKGSKKLKDWESR